A genome region from Megalobrama amblycephala isolate DHTTF-2021 linkage group LG16, ASM1881202v1, whole genome shotgun sequence includes the following:
- the srprb gene encoding signal recognition particle receptor subunit beta isoform X1, producing the protein MDEKIHLDLEDFSSEPFLETFIKEIQKEEAVFLIGIFVALLLVILTVVFFGNFWGSSKARNAVLLLGLCDSGKTLLFSRLLLGKFVRTQTSITESSATYKSKSDRGSSWTLIDVPGHESLRVQIVEKYKAVARAVVFVVDSSVFQKDVRDVAEFLYSILTDSIVAKNAPALVVACNKQDVSMAKSAKLIQQQLEKELNTLRLTRSAALSAQDGPVGGSVYLGKRGKDFEFSQLPGRVEFIECSARGSKAEDGDADIDALEKSLAKL; encoded by the exons ATGGACgagaagatccatttagatttAGAGGATTTCTCCTCGGAGCCGTTTCTGGAGACTTTCATTAAGGAGATCCAGAAGGAAGAGGCGGTTTTTCTCATCGGGATATTTGTGGCTTTATTGCTCGTGATTCTCACTGTCG TTTTCTTTGGGAATTTTTGGGGCTCCAGTAAGGCGAGGAATGCCGTGCTGCTGCTGGGACTGTGTGACTCCGGGAAAACTCTCCTGTTCTCTCGA TTGTTACTAGGGAAGTTTGTCAGAACTCAGACGTCCATCACGGAGAGCAGCGCCACATACAAGAGCAAGAGTGACCGA GGCAGCAGTTGGACTCTTATTGATGTTCCTGGTCATGAAAGTTTAAGAGTTCAGATTGTGGAGAAGTACAAGGCCGTGGCTCG AGCCGTAGTGTTTGTGGTGGACAGCAGCGTCTTCCAGAAGGACGTCAGAGATGTGGCCGAGTTTCTCTACTCCATCCTCACAGACAGCATTGTGGCTAAAAATGCCCCAGCACTCGTGGTCGCCTGCAACAAACAAG atgTCTCTATGGCAAAATCAGCCAAATTAATTCAGCAGCAGTTGGAGAAGGAGTT GAACACTCTGAGATTGACTCGATCCGCGGCGCTCTCCGCTCAGGACGGGCCCGTCGGTGGCTCGGTGTATCTGGGTAAGAGAGGCAAAGACTTCGAGTTCTCCCAGCTGCCGGGTCGCGTGGAGTTCATCGAGTGCAGTGCCCGAGGAAGCAAAGCTGAAGATGGAGACGCTGACATCGACGCTCTGGAGAAGAGCCTGGCCAAACTCTGA